In one window of Bacteroidia bacterium DNA:
- a CDS encoding winged helix-turn-helix transcriptional regulator translates to MKDKTLYVLHANICKALANPIRIEIIDLLNGKEMTFGDILAETGVLKSNLSQHLSLMVSSGILVQRKEGANTFFKLSTERIATACQIMREVLIENIKKQSALIKNY, encoded by the coding sequence ATGAAAGATAAAACGTTATACGTACTTCATGCTAATATATGTAAGGCTTTGGCAAATCCTATTCGTATTGAGATAATTGATTTGTTAAACGGTAAGGAAATGACATTTGGTGATATTCTTGCAGAAACGGGTGTTTTAAAATCCAACCTTTCTCAACACTTATCATTAATGGTGTCAAGTGGGATATTAGTTCAGCGAAAAGAAGGAGCAAATACATTCTTCAAACTTTCAACTGAACGCATTGCCACTGCATGTCAGATTATGAGAGAAGTATTGATTGAGAATATTAAAAAGCAAAGTGCTTTAATAAAGAATTATTAA
- a CDS encoding sulfur reduction protein DsrE produces MVISTNDVETVWNALRLANFSKDEGDTIKIFLLGKGVEVEILVKENTDIKEQAEKFLDSGGIILGCGTCLTSRKNDNPQVCKFSSMADLYSLIRSNKIVLTF; encoded by the coding sequence ATGGTTATTTCTACAAATGATGTAGAAACAGTGTGGAATGCATTACGTCTCGCAAATTTCTCAAAAGATGAAGGAGATACTATAAAAATATTTCTCCTTGGCAAAGGCGTAGAAGTAGAAATTTTGGTAAAAGAAAATACTGACATAAAAGAACAAGCTGAAAAATTTCTTGATAGTGGTGGAATCATTCTCGGTTGTGGCACATGCCTTACAAGCAGAAAGAATGACAACCCACAGGTTTGCAAATTTTCATCAATGGCAGATTTGTACAGTCTAATTCGCTCAAATAAAATTGTTCTGACATTTTAA
- a CDS encoding class I SAM-dependent methyltransferase, which yields MKVRDSGMPNVEMWESFFNIENIFQSLEIDNNIINLVEIGCGYGTFTILASNLIKGKLFAFDIECEMIEIVKQKAIEKGINNIILENRDVHSNTTGLPNVSVDYVMLFNLLHNETPKDFLNEAFRILISGGKLGIIHWRSDIETPRGPDLTIRPKPEEIISLIDESKFKVKLKPFIIEPYHFGILLTKNK from the coding sequence ATGAAAGTACGTGACAGTGGAATGCCGAATGTGGAAATGTGGGAAAGCTTTTTCAATATTGAAAATATATTTCAATCACTTGAAATCGACAACAATATTATTAATTTAGTTGAAATTGGTTGTGGCTATGGCACATTTACAATACTTGCATCAAATCTTATTAAAGGAAAACTATTCGCTTTTGATATTGAATGCGAAATGATTGAAATTGTAAAGCAGAAAGCAATCGAAAAAGGAATAAATAACATTATACTTGAAAACAGAGATGTACATTCCAATACTACAGGCTTACCCAATGTATCGGTGGATTATGTGATGCTATTTAATCTTCTGCATAACGAAACTCCTAAAGATTTTTTAAACGAAGCATTCAGAATATTAATATCTGGCGGTAAGTTAGGCATTATTCATTGGCGCAGCGATATTGAAACACCCAGAGGTCCCGATTTAACAATCAGACCAAAGCCAGAAGAAATAATAAGTTTAATTGACGAAAGCAAATTTAAAGTAAAACTTAAACCATTTATAATTGAACCTTATCATTTTGGAATATTGTTAACTAAAAATAAATAA